In Eulemur rufifrons isolate Redbay chromosome 2, OSU_ERuf_1, whole genome shotgun sequence, the sequence TAAAGAATAAGAAACTCTTCACAAGGAAATTCCTATTTAAAAGTAACTGTTCATCTATAATAAGATCAATATTAAGATCAAAAGCTTTCTCTTCCTCAGGATGGCTTCTACTTTAGGACATGATACAGTAATGATTAAAGAATACCTGTGCCTGCAGATTCCAGTttcaaagaaatttaatattatttacacAGTTAAGGAACAGGTGATACATTTGTTAGAAACTGATCTTTCtgtaataaaatagattttaaattcaTTATATGTCATTATTACTGCTAAGGAAATCTTAGCCCTTTTCTGCCTTAAAACAATCTTATTTAAGTTATTGCTGTGTTCTGTTAATTCCTCAAATCACTTAGATGGTTCTGTTTTCCACTTAGAAGTCTATAGAGCTTCGTTTGACGTTCCTGTTTCctaaataaaagaaatccaaaacattttctGCTCTGTCCCTAGTTCTGCTTTTGACAATTAGAAAAAGACTCTAACCACAAATTTAAATTGCTTAgcagaagatataaagaagaatcCCCAATCTATGCTTACCGCCGTAACCTGAGTTATAGGCTCAATTACTCCAAATAAATAATTCTTCTAAGTACTTATTTAGGCCTTAGTATAgctaaacaacaaaataatttccCCAAATAAATAAGAAGAGGAGGCAGCCTTTGTTGCTCTGCAGTGACATTATTAAGGACCTGGCAAATCATTCTTGTTTTAAAGCGGTTAACTATGTCAAGCATTTATTAAGCTTTAGTATATAGAGAACTCTAGTCCCAAGAGCTGTGTTCTATCTATACGCTTCAAAAATATCTCTTGGGAGGTAACACAAAATTTAAGTCCTCACAATagtgattttattaaattagttGCTTTATAAAACATTGCAGATGTCATAATTGTTAACATAACAATTTGCCAAACTGTAGTTAACTGGTGCAGTTTGCTGAGCATGttttataaaggaaaggaaatgccaAAACCCTGTTAAAGTTGTTCCATTGTAGCCTAGGAGAACAAAGGAGATCTGTTTCTCAGACACTTAGACCaggcaaaataaaaacaggtgAAGAGTTTCCCTCCCCCACCTGAAGCACTCCATCAGTAGAAATAGTCTGATAAATAAAAACTAGACAGTCTATGCACTCAGAGATTCCACAACTTGTAATGCAATAATGGAGAGGTTTACCTTCTTCAGCTTCAAAGTTGGAGGGTTttggtcattttaatttttatcaaactAGTGCTTTTCAGCCGCAGTATCTTCACTCTGAGATAAGCAGTCCTCTtcacaatgtatttttaatatcctCACGCTCAATTTTAAGACAAAGCAATTTTAATACTAGGTGCACACCACATGCCCTTGCTGCAAACTGCTTTTCTTGATAAGTTATGAAGTAGTTCAAGGAGGTATGGTTAAGGCTGTATTACTGAATGGTGCTGGTAAATACTACACAATTTTTTATCATGTCACAACCTTTTGTTTCCAATTTAGCGACTGCTGCTATGGATATGGAATCAGATAGCAACAATGACAACATTattaggtttgttttgttttgaactaTGATTTAGTACCAACTGAGGTTCCCAATTTTAACCCCTTGGCAGCAAGATCCAAGTTCCCTCATTCGCACATTAGCACCTAAGTGTCAAGGGGTTAAATAACCAGCACAAAAGATACTGCACTTCTGGATTGTAGCATTTggcagaactgaaaggaaaggaaattgtgCTACATGTTGAAGGGATTGTGAGCAACATAAAAGAAGACACCAGAAGGTAAAATGTCACATGAAGTCTTCATAATCTTGTACATATCCTCCATCGTAACCACCATAATCTGCCAGATCGTCTTTCATGGTGGCCTTTAATCCCCCTCCAGGAACCacacctttcttcttctttttggctTTGCTTTGCTAAAGATGAAAGACAGTTAATTCATGAGACTATCGGCTACGGGCATCTTATCTGGTATAGCAACTCTCATAGAGATACTAAAACCTCTGGTCCTAGAAAAACTTTAGTGCTCTAAGGGAGATCCAAGCCTACATGGTCATATACCTAAATAGGTCTGCAAAAGGTCTCCAGAGTCACTCTCTCTAAAACTTGAGTCCTTGTTCCTGCTCTAGATACCTAGCCCGCCAGCGTGGGTTTAAGTTCttggtagaaaaaaatttagaaagtgtGGATAAGTACCCCTAATGTAAAACCACACAAAAGAGTGACCTTTAATCACTTGGCATACTTATTTTACTCTTATATTACCCTGCAAAGTGGGTATTCCTGTCCCCATTTTAGAAGAGAGACatctggggctcagagaagttgatTGAACCCAATCTGTGTGATTTCAGCAATTTCTATTAACTTAGAAAAGAGGAACATAAAAATATGTCTATAAATAAAGGGACAGTAATTGCACCCATATTCTTGTTCTATTTCAACTTAAATGGTATTAGTGAATTgcttgacttttaaattttttaggacAGGGCTATCTCACTATATTTGTTCAACATTCTGCCTATGACCCCATCCTAATGTAATATACATTTCCCTACACAGCCTGCTCTTACCTTTTCTTGCTTCTGTTTTTCACTGCAAAGCACAGTCAATGAATTGGTAATCTTTTTCAAGTCATcaatttccacttaaaaaaaaaaaagcataccaTTAAACTTTAACTTTTAAGCATTCTGAAAAACAAGtaaaagcaaaatatacattcCACAAGTGTTACGAGAAATCCAATTTGTTCACCATTAAACTTCAGCAACTTAAAAGGGCTCTGAATTTCTCCTTTTAAACATAAGGCCATAAAGAATCATTCAGCCTATGGCTAGGCTCACAAATCAGAACTCGCTATTTAATGCACTGACTGCTATActagaaaaattttttccttggggccatggtgttttattatgaaaatagaaaaactctgaaaacaaaatgatcctttctaatgtaatgaaaaatttgttattttttattgttttctgtgcatgagttatatgcaacttgaaaaacggTTCACATGGCTCCTAAGGTGAAGAGACCTGTGAGTTATATAtacttcatgaggccccaggctcaaaactagcatgagttaaatacaactcacatggcagttaatgtgttaaagtaaAATGGCAGggatgggcgtggtggctcacgcctatagtcccagctactcaggaagctgaggcaggaagttgcttgtgtccaggagtttgaggtagcagtgagctatgatggatgatagtagcctgggcaacagagaccctgtctcaaaaaaaaagcagtaaactCAGTAACACAAATTTAGCTTCATGACTGATAGTCACCAACATACTATTGGTTCAACCAAAGAGAAACTATGCCTTTATAGCTCAAAGTGCTCCCAACCATTCTTTCTTACTCAGTCTAAACTAACAGGGGAAGATAACATGCCCTTTCATAATATAGCCTCAATGCTCAGTGAGGAACAGCTGAATGAACGTGGAATGACAATTCTTAAATCTACAGTTGACAACACTGTAACACAGgaacaaaaataatgattatcTCAGTGTCCTACCAAGAGACAGGCCTGTTTAGTGGACAATATAGCCTACCATCCTTATAAAAATATGAAGCTGGAAAGAGGCACCCATTTTTAGCTACCAGAAAGTATTCAGTTTTGGTTAGAGAACATCTCCAAAACTAGCAAAATAGTACATGTAGAATAAAATACCAACTCCGGGTATATCACTGATCAAATTCAGAACCCCCAGCTTAGTGATACCTTCTCAAAGAAAACCCAACTTAAAATTCATGCGGGGGATTCTTTTTTCTCACACTTAAAAACAGCAAATACTAGCAAAACCAGTGCCTTCTATATGAGTGCTGCACCTCCCCCTCCCTATGGTTGTCACTCCCATTCGCCCTGCCCTGAAATGCATGACCCTCTCAGGGCGTGGCACCATACCCATGGGCTCAGAGAATGGGTGCCAGCTCTGCTGAGCAACTGGTACCTTGTCTGAggctttctcatttataaaataaatagacaaattgCTGAAATCTCACCCATCTCTAAAATCCTATATGCCCAGAGATCCATTTCCCCCAAAATGATCATAGCCCCTTTCAAGAGATAATCAGATAAAAAGAGTAGGCCAGAGTTTTATTAGCTGCTTTGCCAAGAAGCCTAGATGCCCCTTTGGGAAGCCACTGTAAAACAAGAAGGCAGCCTCCCACCATGCCTCAAATAAATCCCAACACTTAAATTCACTGTATATTTGCAGAACAACATTCCCAAGGTAACTGCGAAAGAGTAAATCCTGAGTCTATGTTATAGcatctaaaacaacaacaaagaaaaccccTCCACTCTCTTCAGTATGATGTCCTACTAAAATCTACCCTCAGGCACTAGAGATTAGATTTACTTACATGAAATACACACATCTCGAACTAAAACTTCCAAAAAACTGGCATAATATAGTGACTTTTCATATtgtgtaattttatcttttagtaACTTTCCAAATTCTGTGAAGTCATCTCTTGAAGATGGGTTCATAGCATCTATTCCATAAACTGTATTATTAACACCTATAAAAGAGAAGAAGCACTGAAAAAACATCAGgaagttaggatttttttttttttttaaagtttataaaccAATTAGCTATCTGAATAACCTTATTATTTCATTCTAAAGCAGGGGTTCTTAACTTGGGGCCACTGGAGTCATTGGACAGAATTTAGGAGAGAGGTCTgaatttgaattagaaaaaaattacatctttatatttttactaaCCTAGAATTTAGTTATGCCATCAGTTTTGATTATAGGCAATAAATCACAATGGTACTAGCAAAACCTGACTTACCAAGAGAGCTCACACTTTCATGACATTACAGATGTTACAGAAATCTTGCAATATTATACAGTCATCATTGCTGTCAAATTATTAGACCTGCCACTAGATcttatttaatacattaataaagAAGCATATAATTATGCATCACAAGTTTgttattttggtattttgataTCTATTTCAATATAACAGGTTTCCTTTGTAAATAaaatcctatgtattttattcatttaaaagcatattctatggaaaacagtatggaggctcctaaAAAACggtaaaaatagaactaccacatgacccagcaatcccactgctgggtatatacccaaaggatagaaattcaatatattgaaaagatatccacactcccatgtttactgcagcactattcacaatagccaagatatggaatcaacctaagtgtccatcactggatgaatgaacaaagaaattgtggtacacatACACACTGGAATAATATATATAGCcactaaaaaaagaatgaaatactgccATTTGCatcaacatggatggaactggagaacattatgttaagtgaaataagccaaccacAGAATCTCACATGTTCTtgctcatatgtgggagctaaatattaaaaacaattgatctcatggagacagagtagaatgatggttacaagAGGCTGAAAAGGATATGGGGGGGGAGGATAAAGTGGgtatggttaatgggtgcaaaaatgtagtcagaatgaacagtatttgatGGCACAAcaatgactataatcaacaataagttagggtatgctttaaaataactaaaagaatagaattggatTGTTCCTAAtgtaaatgcctgaggtgatggacaccccaatcaccttgatttaattaattcacacTGCATGTCTGTATCAAACCATCACATggaccctataaagatatataacaatTGTATAcccataaataattaaaaaaaaacatattggctgggcgcagtggctcatgcctataatcccagtactttgggaggttgaagcaggaggactgcttgaggctgagagttcaagaccagcctgggcaacacagcagactccatctccacaaaaaattaaaaaattagctgagcgtggtggtgggcacctgcagtcctagctactcaggaggctgaggcagaaggatcagatgagcccaggaattccaggttacagtgacctATAATGgggacactgcactccagcctgggcaacagagtgagaccctctaaaaaaaaaaaaaaaaaaaaaattatgttaagaaGGGACCCAGAGGCTTCAGCAGCCAAAGGGGCCCGTGGCACAAAAGGAATGATCTTAAAGGGTTTGTCAAAGAACAGCCCACAGTACAGTGGGgagagatgggggaaaaaaaaaaaaaaaaaagaaacataagatgGATCCTGTGAAAGTATTCATCTAACTCCAGAAGCTAAGCAAGAGTAAAGAGTGTGTTAAATTCAAACAGACAAAATCTGGCCTAAAAGAGTTCTAGGTTAAGAGACAGGTATGTTTCTGTATCCTTCTCAATGTCAAGTTAATTAGCTGTAAATAACATCATGGACTCAGTACTTTAGTATGAGAAACACAACAGTAAAATCCTATTAAACGCTGAGTGTATGGTGCATAATGCTTTACCTTTTAGACTGTAACTGGTGTCCCATACAAGGCTTTATGCAAGCTCCATAAACCTGCCTCTTTACTAAACACATGGGCAGCTTTTACCATCTATGGAGATACATGATAATGGCCGAGTGCCCTCTATAATCAGATGAATGCAGTTAAAACCTGCCAAGCACACACTGGTTCACAGAACATACACAGCAACTCTTGAGACTGCTAGAGGCCTTCCCCCATGCCCCATGGAAAGGGAAAGGATCACTCGAGTCAGCCTGCTcaatctgtttcagagaagaagctggggggtaggggggtgggtgggtgttcTCAAAATAACTAGATCCGATCCTTCCTTCTTGGCTATAGATTTGAAAGTTATTTAACTATTTCAACATGATCTGCTACTCTGAGA encodes:
- the EIF3J gene encoding eukaryotic translation initiation factor 3 subunit J isoform X2, which translates into the protein MAAAAAAAGDSDSWDADTFSVEDPVRKVGGGGTAGGDRWEGEDEDEDVKLEEPEEPKVLTPEEQLADKLRLKKLQEESDLELAKETFGVNNTVYGIDAMNPSSRDDFTEFGKLLKDKITQYEKSLYYASFLEVLVRDVCISLEIDDLKKITNSLTVLCSEKQKQEKQSKAKKKKKGVVPGGGLKATMKDDLADYGGYDGGYVQDYEDFM